The sequence ACCCGGCTCCATCCTGCAGCGCTTTTTCGCCACCCTCGAGCACTGGATCAATCGAAGCTCCGATTTCATCGTGACCAGCGCAAGCCCGACGGTAGAGCTGCTCCTGAAAGACGGCGTGCCTAAGGAACGGGTTCGGGCGCTGATTGACGGCGTTGATACCGAGGTGTTCGCGCCGCAACCCAAAGGAGCAATCCGTGCCCGACTCGGGCTGCCGGAGAAGCGGCCCGTCGTCGTCTATCTTGGCCTTCTGAACCGTTACCAAGGGATCGACCTGCTGCTGGATGCGGCCGCTTACCTGAAGGGGCAGGGGGCGAGGATCCACTATCTCATCATGGGATTTCCCGACGTCTCGTATCGCGAGAAGGCCAAGGAGATGGGGCTCGCCGACATCATCACCTTCACAGGAAGAATTCCTTACGACGAGGCACCACTTTACCTGAGTGCCGGCGACCTGGCCGTCTCCCCGAAAGTTTCGCTCACCGAAGCCAACGGTAAGCTATTCAATTACATAGCCTGCGGGCTCCCCACCGTCGTCTTTGACACACCCGTCAACCGTGAGATTCTAGGAGCCGCCGCGCTGTACGCGAAGTTCGGTGACGCCGCGGAGCTCGCCGGAGCAATTGGGCGGCTGGCTGGGGACAGCGAGCTGCGTGAAGAAGTCGGAACTGAAGGCCGCGAACGGGCCGTCAGCATGCACTCTTGGCAGGCGCGAGGAAGGGAACTCGCCGGAATCTATCGGCAGGTCGCGGGAAATAAGTAACCGGCAATTTTCTCGTCCCCGTTTCGCTTCGGCTAATCCAGTTCAGATTTAACGAATCCGTTTCAGATTTCGGCGAATCCGTTTCGGAAACGACGAATCCAACTTGAAAACGACGAATCCGATTTAGAAACGACGAATTCAATCTAGAAATGACGAATTCGATTTAGAAATGACGAATCTGATTTAGAAATGACGAATCTGATTTAGAAATGACGAATCCGATTTTAAAAACGACGAATCCGATTTAGAAACGACGAATCCGATTTAGAAATGACGAATCTGATTTGAAAACGACGAATCTGATTTGAAAACGACGGATCCGATCTTGAAATGGCATTTACGTCTCGAAGGGACGTGCCGTGTGTAAAAAAGTTGAAATGTTGTAGCATTTGTACTACTGTTCAGCCCATGAACGGTGATGATGAAAAGGTTTTAGATACTTATCGCTCTTTCCTCCTCCTTTCGGAGATCTCCGGCGATCAGCAACTCTCGCAACGCGAGCTGGCGAAACGCCTCGGCATCGCTTTGGGGCTGGTCAACTCCTACCTGAAGAACCTAGTTGCGAAGGGGTTCGTCCGGGTCGCCAACTTCCCCAGGAACCGCTACGCGTATCTCCTCACCCCCAAAGGTTTCGCCGAAAAAAGCCGGCTCGCCTATCAACACCTGAGCTACTTCTCCGGCCTCTACACAGTTGCCCGCCAGGACTACTTGAAGCTTTTCAAGTCGCTCTCGGCGCAAGGCGTGGAAAAGGTGGCTTTCTGCGGCATCGACGAGGTTGCGGAGATCGCCTACCTTTCCCTGAAGGAAGCGGGGCTCGAGCTTACCGTGGCAATGGACGCCGAGAATGCAGGAGGGAAATTCTTCGGCAACACAATAGTCTCTCCGGCTATCGGTCTTCTGTCAGGCAATCACAGCATTGTCATCACATCCATGAAGCGTGGCCAAGCCTTACGCGAGGAACTGCTGCGCATCGGCGTCGAGCCTGAGCGGATTCACCAGGCGGTGAAGTTATGAATCAGGCATGGGTTGGCTATCTTCCCGCCTTCCTAAGGAAAAAGGTGGAGGGTAGGCACGAACTACAGAAGGTTCTCAGCAACACAGGGTGGCTTTTCGGCGACCGACTGCTCCGAATGGGCATCGGGCTCTTCGTCGGAATCTGGATTGCCCGCTACCTGGGGCCGACCCAGTACGGCCTGCTGAGCTATGCCGCCTCGATGATAGCGGTGTTCTCGGCGATAGCAGTGCTCGGGCTCGACTCCATCGTCGTCCGGGAAATAGTGAGAGAACCCGAGAGCGAGCGGGAGATCCTCGGTACCGTTCTAACCCTGCGCCTGCTGGCAAGTTTCTCCGCATACATCCTGACCGTCGCCACCACCTTATTGCTGCGCCCCGATGACCGTTTGTCCCAGATCCTTGTCGCCGTCATGGGATGGGCCATGATTTTCGGCTCGTTCGACACCATTGACCTGTGGTTTCAGTCCAAGGTCTTGTCGAAGTTCGTCGTTTATGCAAAAAACACCGCATTTCTCATCGCGTCCATCGTACGGGTGGTGCTTGTAGTTATCAAGGCGCCTGTAGTTGCTTTTGCGGCAGCCAATTCACTGGAATTCGGCCTCGCGGCCATCGGCCTTTGCTACGTATATCGCAGCAACGGGCAGATGATCAGCCAACTCAGGACGAGCTGGACCCTCGCACGAAGGTTACTTCGCGACTGCTGGCCCCTCGTCTTGTCGAGCGTAATTTTCATGGTGTATCTGCGTATCGACCAGATCATGCTTGGGCAGATGGCGACCTCGCATGAGCTCGGCATCTACGCCTCAGCCGTGAAGATCGCTGAAATTTGGTTCTTCATCCCGACAGCGATCGTGTCGTCGGTCTTTCCCAATATCGTGCGGGCGAGGGAAGTGGACGAGAAGGAGTTTTACAACCGTCTGCAGAAGCTTTACAACCTCCTTGCGTTCCTTGGGTACGCGATTGCCATTCCAACCACGTTCTTAGCGAGCATTGTCGTTTACCTCTTCTATGGTGAGGCATACGCAAGCGCTGCGCCTATGCTGGTGCTCCTTATCTGGAGTGATGTCTTTGCCAATCTTGCAGTAGCCAGGAACACTTTTCTTATGGCGATGAACTGGACCAGGGTCCTCCTCGTGATGACGTTTCTGGGGGCTGCGGCGAACATCGCCTTGAACTTTTGGTGGGTGCCGAAGTACGGCGGAATCGGTGCGGCGGCCGCTTCATTGATTTCCTATTGGTTCGCGGCGCACGGCGGTTGCTTTCTTTACAAGCCGTTGCGCAGAACCGGCGGCATGTTGACTCGGGCCTTGATCTACCCACGATTCTGGTAGCCTGGCTTCCGATACTGCGGACCGTAAGGACGGGTCCGAAAGGAGATCGCAGGAAATGCACCTCGATGAGTCCATCGTCGGCCTCGCCTCGATGACGGGGAAGAAATTAGACTATCGCGACCTGGATGGGATACAGGAACTATTGCGGCAAGTGTCGCATGAGGTTTGTCTTGCAAACGCGGCACCTGACCTGCCTCTAGCCGGCATCGTAAAACCCGGGAGCTCGGTTCTCCTGAAGCCGAACTGGGTGCTTCACCAGAATTTCAGTGGCAAAGGGAACGACTGCCTCGTTACGCATCCCAACTTCGTCCTTGCGGTGCTGAAAGAGGTGTTCAGCTGCTCCCCTAAGAAAGTGGTCATAGGGGATGCGCCGGTGCAGGGTTGCGTGTTCGATAACATCGTCACGGAGAGCTGGCGCAAAGAGGTCGAAAAAATAGCAACCTGCCCGTACGAAATCGTCGACTTCAGAAGGACCGTCCTGAAAGAAGGCGGGCTGGCAGCCGGGCAGGTGACCGACGCGCGTCCTGAGGAGAGGTTTCTTCTGTTTGACCTCAAAGGGGACAGTCTTCTGGAACCGGTAAGCAAGAAGAACGTCGCTTTCCGGATAACCTGCTACGACCCTGACATTCTCGCCAAGCGTCATCACAAAGGGAGACACCAGTACCTGCTGTGCAAAGAACCCTTTGAAAGCGACGTCATCATCAATCTGCCGAAAGTGAAAACGCATAAGAAAGCGGGGCTGACCGCGGCACTGAAAAATCTGGTGGGCATCAACGGGAACAAGGAATATCTGCCCCATCACCGTGTCGGGAGCCGGGTCGAGGGAGGAGACTGCTACCGGCAGCTCTCCCCCCTGAAAAGGGTTGCGGAATACTGCCTGGACGAGGCGAATAGAAACATCGGGACGCAGGCTTGTTCGAGATGGATGAAAGGGTTCGAGTCGCTTATAAAGGTGCGCTCCCGGTTCGGCGATACCGAGATCGAGGGGGGCTGGTACGGCAATGACACGGTCTGGCGGATGGCGCTCGACCTGAACAGGATCGCGCTTTACGGCAGGCCGGACGGCACCATGTCCGATGAAAAGCAAAGGCACATCTATTCCATTGCTGACGGGATCATCGGGGGGCAGGGGGAAGGGCCTCTGGCGCCGGACCCGTTGGAACTGGGTATCTGCACCCTGGCCGCTTCGTCCGCCTACGCCGACCTCGTTCACAGTTACCTGATGGGGTTGGATTTCAGGAAGATCCCACTGGTGCGGGAGGCTTTCGGGGATTTCCGATTCCCGTTGGTCCCACGGGATGCGGCGTCCTGCCGGGTGGCGGCACGGCAGAGGCTGTACCAGCCGATGGAAGTCGCGGCCGAATTCGGACGAAGGGCGACCCCTGCGAGAGGGTGGCAAGGACACATTGAGTTATAGCTCCTGCATGGAAGCTAAGGAGATAAGAATGTTGATAGGGATACATCCGGATCATGTCTGGGGGACCAGCTTTTCCGACAAATGGATACCGTTTTTGAAGACTCTGGACGTGGAGGTGAAGATCCTGGATTTGCTTCGACAGGATGCTCTTGACCAGGTCAAAGGATGCGACGGCGTCATGTGGCGCTGGGCGCACCGGGCGCAGGACAAGCAATCGGCGAAGATGATCCTGTACGTGATCGAGCAGTATCTCAAGCTGCCCGTCTTCCCTGATAACGGAACCGCGTGGCACTTCGATGAAAAGGTGGCACAGAAATATCTCCTGCAATCGCTGGATGTGCCGCTGCCGGAGCAGTGGGTCTTTTGGAGCCACGAAGAGGCATCGGAATGGGCCAGGAGCCAAGCCAAGTATCCCGTAGTCTTCAAACTTTCGGTAGGGGCCGGAGCCTCGAGCGTGGCCAAGGTGGATACTTGTGCCGAGGCTGAGCCTTT is a genomic window of Geomonas ferrireducens containing:
- a CDS encoding glycosyltransferase family 4 protein, which translates into the protein MASEPLRVLVLAPTPFFADRGCHVRILEEARAAMACGVELRLVTYHIGRDVPGIPTERIPGFSWYKKLEAGPSWVKPFLDVQLLFKAWKVARAFKPHVIHAHLHEGAFFGAFLKMLLRIPMLFDCQGSLTAEITDHGFVKPGSILQRFFATLEHWINRSSDFIVTSASPTVELLLKDGVPKERVRALIDGVDTEVFAPQPKGAIRARLGLPEKRPVVVYLGLLNRYQGIDLLLDAAAYLKGQGARIHYLIMGFPDVSYREKAKEMGLADIITFTGRIPYDEAPLYLSAGDLAVSPKVSLTEANGKLFNYIACGLPTVVFDTPVNREILGAAALYAKFGDAAELAGAIGRLAGDSELREEVGTEGRERAVSMHSWQARGRELAGIYRQVAGNK
- a CDS encoding winged helix-turn-helix transcriptional regulator, with product MNGDDEKVLDTYRSFLLLSEISGDQQLSQRELAKRLGIALGLVNSYLKNLVAKGFVRVANFPRNRYAYLLTPKGFAEKSRLAYQHLSYFSGLYTVARQDYLKLFKSLSAQGVEKVAFCGIDEVAEIAYLSLKEAGLELTVAMDAENAGGKFFGNTIVSPAIGLLSGNHSIVITSMKRGQALREELLRIGVEPERIHQAVKL
- a CDS encoding flippase, with protein sequence MNQAWVGYLPAFLRKKVEGRHELQKVLSNTGWLFGDRLLRMGIGLFVGIWIARYLGPTQYGLLSYAASMIAVFSAIAVLGLDSIVVREIVREPESEREILGTVLTLRLLASFSAYILTVATTLLLRPDDRLSQILVAVMGWAMIFGSFDTIDLWFQSKVLSKFVVYAKNTAFLIASIVRVVLVVIKAPVVAFAAANSLEFGLAAIGLCYVYRSNGQMISQLRTSWTLARRLLRDCWPLVLSSVIFMVYLRIDQIMLGQMATSHELGIYASAVKIAEIWFFIPTAIVSSVFPNIVRAREVDEKEFYNRLQKLYNLLAFLGYAIAIPTTFLASIVVYLFYGEAYASAAPMLVLLIWSDVFANLAVARNTFLMAMNWTRVLLVMTFLGAAANIALNFWWVPKYGGIGAAAASLISYWFAAHGGCFLYKPLRRTGGMLTRALIYPRFW
- a CDS encoding DUF362 domain-containing protein translates to MHLDESIVGLASMTGKKLDYRDLDGIQELLRQVSHEVCLANAAPDLPLAGIVKPGSSVLLKPNWVLHQNFSGKGNDCLVTHPNFVLAVLKEVFSCSPKKVVIGDAPVQGCVFDNIVTESWRKEVEKIATCPYEIVDFRRTVLKEGGLAAGQVTDARPEERFLLFDLKGDSLLEPVSKKNVAFRITCYDPDILAKRHHKGRHQYLLCKEPFESDVIINLPKVKTHKKAGLTAALKNLVGINGNKEYLPHHRVGSRVEGGDCYRQLSPLKRVAEYCLDEANRNIGTQACSRWMKGFESLIKVRSRFGDTEIEGGWYGNDTVWRMALDLNRIALYGRPDGTMSDEKQRHIYSIADGIIGGQGEGPLAPDPLELGICTLAASSAYADLVHSYLMGLDFRKIPLVREAFGDFRFPLVPRDAASCRVAARQRLYQPMEVAAEFGRRATPARGWQGHIEL